TTCATAAAAGCGGATAGCTTTACTGGTCAGGCCGGTTTTTCTGGCCACATCGCTGATGTTCATACGCGGATATTCTCCCGGGGCAGTAGGTGCCAACAGGCACTATTGTAACGCCAGCACGGTACCTGCCAACCCCGGCGTGCGATCAGCGGATTAACTGCACCACGGTTTTGAGCATCGAGGGCTTAACCACCATGTTAAACGTCATGACCGCCAGGCCTTTCGCCACGTGGCGGGTAAGGTGGCGCACGGTGGTGTCGATATAGGCTTTGTCTTTTTGCGCGCTCAGCCAGCCTTCCGCTTCGATATGCGCCAGCAGCGCTTTACTGCTGATTTTGTGCTCATCAAACCGTACGGCGACCGATCCGGCATAGCGGCGGTGAACCACCTCCAGAACCCCGGGCATTCCTTCCATCGTTGCCACTTGCCGGGCAACCATGCCCGGGTTACGCAGAATAAAATCAGAGCGCACGCGAATGCGATTTTGTGTTTGATGCAGGTAGGGACTCATGCGTAACTCTCGCGTGATAACAGGAATGAGAATAATTTACGTTATGTTTAGCATAAATGCCACGTTTCTTTGCGCGCTTTTTGTGCCATATCCCGGTGCGCGCCCCTCCCCCTGCACTCTTTGACCTGCCGCAACGTTCCCTCAACTATCCCTATAGTTGATCAGCCATCTCCGGGGTTTTGGGGTACAGTAACAGCGCTATATAACACACTATATAGTAATGATTATCATGATGATGACAGACAGGACTCTCCATGCAGTTAGACGATCTCAACAGTCTGATGACACTTCGCCGCTACGTTGACATTGCCCACCACATCCCCGGGCGGCTGCGGTTGCGCTTTACCAGTAAGCTGGTCTCCAGCCTGAGTAAGAACCGGCTCAGCGAGCTGGAAAATCTGTGCGCGCCAGATGGCTACCTGCGCAGTTATACCCTGAACACCGCCACCGGCAGCCTGCTGCTGGAGTATAACGCCGGGGCATTACCGCCTGCGCTGCTGTCACAGCTCTTCGGGCCGGATGAACACCAGGCCCGCCAGGCGCTGGACGATATCTACGCCATCCTGTCTCACTGATGCACAACACCATAAACAAGGGAATACTATGAGCAACGAGACCCAGAACCAGATGCCCCCTTACTGGCCGCCTTATGGCTACCCGATGTACCCACAGCAGCCGGGCATGATGCAGCAGCCAGCTGATCCTGCGCAGCAGCCGCAAATGGCACAGATGCCGCCCCAGGGCTGGCCACAGCAGCCGGTCTGGCCCGGCCAGATGATGCCCGGCTATATGCCCGGCTATGCCATGCCGCCCCAGATGCCGCCACAGCCGATGATGCCCCCCCAGGGTTTTGCCCATCCGCACCACCATCATCACCATCACCAGCCGATGCCCGCAGGCGTTGACTGGAGCCACCAGGCCCAGGGCATGGTGGAAGAGATGATGGGCGAACAGGCCGGTATGCTGAAAAACATCATCAGCATGATTGGGGCAGACGACAAAGAGTTCTGGAAAGGCGCCATGATCGGCGCAGCGGCTACCCTGCTGCTGACCAACGAAAACGTGCGCAACATGCTGATGCAGACCCTCTCCGGCACCGGTGAGATGCTGAAAACCGGCGGCAGCAAAGTGAAAGACGCCGTGATGAGTGGCGCGGGGAATATCCGTGATACCGCCGTGACCGGTGGCACCATTTTCCGCGATACGGTCAGCGCCGGGAAAGAGGGATTCCAGGAGTCTGTCGCCCGCAACCGCAAAGCCCCACAGCCGGATGCCGGAGAGCCTGACCATGAGCAACAGCCGTGATGCATTAAGCCCGGTTAACCGCGCCATGATTGCCGGGGCACTGGTGGGGGCCACCAGCTCCTGCCTGGCCCAGTGGAAAACCTACCAGTCCGGTGAACAGTCCCTGAACCAGACGGCGGTGAATGTGGCCCGCGACGCCACCAAAGCCGGGTTAATCAGCGGTGGCGTCATGGCCGTGGCCAACGCCAGCGCGGGGCGCCCGCTGCTCACCATGCTGGCTATTGTCAGCGCCGGTGTCGCCGGTATGTACCTTCTGGATGAAGTACAAAATAAGAGAGATGACCATGACACAGCAGAATAACAACTACCCGTATGGATACCCTTATCAGCTGCCAAACGGCCAGATAGTCTGGAGCCCGTACCCGGTTTCGCAGCCAACTTCCGCTCAGGGGGCTCCGGCTTATCGCCAGGCCAACAGCCGGACTCACCTGCTCACCGGTATGGTGGCGGGCGCAGCCATTACCTACCTGCTCACCAATCGCCAGGTCCAGAAAGGGATCTCCAGCACTGCCGGTAAAGTGTGGGGAACGGTGCGCGGCGAAATGGAAGAGATGAAAGAGCGCCTGGCTGATTTACAGGCCGAGCTGGAATATTACCGCAGCCAGGAGCAGGACAAACAGTGAGCCACCCAGCAACGCAAGAGATAAGCGTCGTACACAGCCTGCCTGGCCGTGTACGGCTGAGGGTTCCTCAGCTGGCGCGTTATCCGGACGCTGCCCTGTGGTTTCGCCAGCAACTGCTCTCTTTACCCGGGGTCAGCGGCGTGCGCCTGCGCCCCGAAGCCTGCTCTGTGATTATCGAGTACCATCCGCAGCAGACCGACAGCCCGGAGCTGCTCCGCCAGATTGCCCACGTCGACTGGCAGCAGCAGGCCCACGGCGAATATGAACCAGAATACTGCATGGCAGATAACCTGGTGAACGCCGGTGGCCTGGCGCTGGCCCAGTTTTTACCCCGCAAGTGGGCCACGCTCCCTACCCTGCTGCTTACCGCCCCCACAATTCAGGAAGGGCTGGAGACACTCTCCCGGCGTCAGCTGCGGGTAGAAGTGCTGGATGCACTGGCGCTGGGGGTCTCTATGGCCCGTGGCGATAACCGCACCGCCATGATAACCCAGACCCTGCTGACCCTCGGGGAGTATATGGAGCAGGAGACCAGCCGCCATTCCGATGCGCTTCTGGCCAGCCTGATGCAGCCCCATGAGCACCCGGTGTGGGTTGAGCGCAACGGCCAGAGTGTTGAGATCTCCTCAAGCGAGCTGGCCGAAGGGGATGTGATGCTGCTGGGGCCGGGCGATAATATCCCCGCCGACGGTACGGTTCTGCGCGGCGTGGGGCTGATTAACCAGGCCTCAATGACCGGTGAAAGCGTGCCGGTGCGCCGGGAGTACGGCGCCTGGCTGTATGCCGGAACACAGGTGCAGGAAGGGAATATTGCCGTGGTGGCAGAACGGGTGGGCGAAGCCTCCTCAACGGCCAGCATCCGGCGCTTTATTACCGACTCCCTGAGCCAGCGCAGTGAAACTCAGCAGGTCACCCAGCAGATGGCCGACCGCCGGGTGGCTATCACCCTCGGGGTGGGGGCCGCGGTGTTTGCCATGACCCGGGACGTGCGCCGCCTGGCATCGGTCTTCCTGGTGGATTACTCCTGTGCGCTGAAGCTCAGCACGCCGATCGCTTTTAAATCGGTGATGTACCGCGCCGCCCGCAGCGGCCTGTTACTGAAAGGTGGTCGGGCCATCGAACAGCTGGCGGCGGTAGATACGGTGGTGTTTGATAAAACCGGCACGCTGACCATGGGGGATATGCAGGTAACCGACGTGGTGAGTTTTGATCCGCAACACACCTGGGCGGAGCGCCTGCTGGCGATTGCCGCCTCGGTTGAGGAGCACAGCAATCACCCGCTGGCCCGGGCGGTTGTTGCCGCCGCAGCCCACCACGAGCTGCCGCATATTAACCACGGCGAGGTGGAATATGTGATTGCCCACGGGCTTATCTGCGAGCTGGACGGCCACCAGATGCAAATCGGCAGCCACCACTTCCTGAGTGAGCACTACCCTATCGACTTCGCCCCCTACCAGGCAGAGATAGACGCCCTGGAGCAGCAGGGCCGCCATCTGCTGTTTATCGGCCTGGATAATAAGCTGGTCGGCATGATAGGGCTGCAGGATAACGTGCGCCCGGAAGCGGCAGACATCATCGCCGGTTTACGGGCAGGCGGTATTCAGCAGGTTATCCTGCTTACCGGGGATAACGCCCACAAAGCAGAGCAACTGGCAACCACCCTGGGGATCGATCGCTACTACGCCCAGTCCACCCCGGACAGCAAAGTCGAGGTGGTCCGCCAGCTTCAGGAACAGGGCCATAGGGTGCTGTTTGTCGGCGACGGGATCAACGATGCGCCGGTTCTGACCCAGGCCGATGTGGGGCTGGCCATGAACCAGAGCACCGAACTGGCCCAGCAGGCGGCGGATGCGGTGCTGTTGCAGGACAATCTGCACGGTGTTGCCACCGCCCGAACCCTGGCGCTGGAGGCAATGAAACTGGTGAACAGCAATATCAAAATCACCGAGTGGGTGAACAGCTCGATTATGCTGGCCGCCGCTCTGGGCTGGCTGTCACCGGGGGCCAGTGCCCTGCTGCATAACGGCACCACCCTGGGCGTGCTGCTCCGCTCACTTTCCGCCCGGAAAAAGGGCTGATCCGCTGACCGGCAGCCCCGCCGCTGCCGGTCAGTTATTCACCACGCCCCAAATGTTAACCGGTAACATTTCCCGGGGCTCACGCCTCCCCCGAGCACGGCGCTTTCAGTCCCGCAGCTTATTAATTTCGTGGCGTAACTTCACCGCCCGTTATCATTGTTATGCCTTTGTAACATCCACGGCAATACGTGCGGCTCAGGGCAATCCGGCATCGTTTTTTATCCAAATAATGACCACCATCGCAAAATATTACTAAATATTTCATTTTTTGTTTACAACTGCCGGGGCCAGACGTCAGCATGATGTTACGGGTATCACCACGCACGGTAATCAACCTGTCGCGCGGGTGATAGCGCATGTTAATAAAAGGAGTATTTAATGAACGAACTGACATACGCCTACGGAGCGGGCACATTACTGGGGATTGCTGCGGGTGCAGTGGCCCTGCTGTTAGTGCTGATTATGCGCTTTAAAATTCACGCATTTTTGTCGCTGACGCTGGTCAGTATCGTTGTTGCGCTGCTGACAAAAGTGCCTTTTGATAAGATAGTGCCGACACTGCTCAGCGGCTTTGGCAGTACCCTTGCCGGGGTGGCATTGCTGGTTGGTCTGGGGGCGATGATTGGCCGCCTGCTGGAGATTTCCGGCGGGGCAAAAGTGCTGGCCGATACGCTGATTAACAAGTTCGGCTCCCACCGTGCGCCTTTCGCACTGGGGGTTGCTTCTCTGTTATTTGGCTTCCCTATCTTCTTTGACGCCGGTCTGGTGGTGATGCTGCCGATTATCTTCAGCGTTGCCAAACAGTTTGGCGGCTCCACGCTGAAATACGCCCTGCCTGCCGCCGGTGCCTTTGCCGTGATGCACGCGCTGGTTCCGCCGCACCCGGGCCCGGTTGCCGCCAGTGAACTGCTGGGGGCCAATATTGGTCTGCTGGTTGTGGTGGGCCTGATTATCGCCCTGCCGACCTGGTATATCGGTGCGTACCTGTATGGTCTGTATGCCGGTAAAAAATTCGATGTCAAACTGCCGTCGTCTTTCCTCGGCGATGTACAGGCAGATCCGAATCACCAGCCGCCGTCCTTCGGTATCGTGATGGCTATCCTGCTGCTGCCGCTGGTGCTGATTTTTATGGATACCGGTCTGAATACCGCAACTGTTCTGGGCTGGGTCGACAAAGACAACGTGGTGGTTAACTTCCTGCGTATGCTGGGTAAAACCCCGGTAGCGCTGCTGATCACCGTGTTCTTCACCCTGGCCGTGTTCAGCGGTCGCCACAGCCGCCAGCATCTGGAAAAAGTCTGTGACGGTGCCCTGGGCCCGATCTGCGGCATTATTCTGGTTACCGGCGCCGGTGGGATGTTCGGTGGTGTACTGCGCGCCAGCGGTATCGGCGATGCGCTGGCCGGTGTACTGGCAGAAACCGGTATGCCGCTGATTCTGGCTGCGTTCGTTATCTCTACCGCACTGCGTGTGGCGCAGGGCTCTGCAACAGTGGCACTGACAACAACGGCGGCACTGATTTCGCCGATGGTTGCCGCCACTCCGGGCCTGAGCCAGTTCGATCTCTGCTTCCTGGTGGTTGCTATCGCCGGTGGCGCAACGGTGCTCTCCCACGTGAACGACTCCGGGTTCTGGCTGGTTGGCCGCTTCCTGGAAATGGATGAGAAAACCACCCTGCGCACCTGGACGGTAATGGAAACCCTGCTGGGGACCATCGCCTTCCTGCTGGCCGCCGCAGGTAGCATGATCCTGTAACGGCTCTGCTGGTTCGCTATAACGCCATCTGTCTGTCCGCAGGTGGCGTTTTTTTTGCGGGGGGAAAGTATCAAAAGGGCCACCGCCCGGAGGCGGCGGCGACAGAGAGTATTAGCGCAGAGCCAGCTGGAAAATTACCGTTTCAACCTGGTAGGCGAAAGTAAATGTCATATCCAGCTTGTAGCCACCTTCGCAAGGTGCGAGAGTCGTTTCGATCTTGCAAGGTTCAGACGCTGTTTCCTGGGCTTTTTTCTCCAGGGCATCACGCTTAGCGACAGCTTCAGCTTCGCTGGCAAAAACAGCGCTGAAGGTTGCTACATTATCGGAGTTGTCCAGAATAGTCCCTACGTCCATGCAGCCGCACCCTTCTTTCTCACGGGTGTTAGTGGTATCACAAGCGTTGCTCATCGTTAAATCCTTGTTCTGTAATGCTTACAAGATCTCATGTACTACATGAGCCGTTCGTGCAGGCTCAGAAAGCGGTCCGAACCGGCATTTATCTTCAGTGGTTATTCTACATCAGACAATAGCAGGATTGATTACTATTTGTGGTAATACATTAAATAGGCCACAGTGATAAGTGCCCATAATAAAATAAAAACCCGTTACTTTTCATACCACTATAAAAATAATCCGCATATTACCACGCCGGCATTCAGAAAATTTAAACCTGACGGTGAAATTATTTACGCTATAAAAAACACTGCGTTAAATATTAAAAAACACAAAATTAACATTATTAGCATTATATTCACGGCAATTCCCCGCCGGTGCCCCGGCGGGGAATACTCAGCCTGCTTTCACCACGGCCAGGCTTGCGCCTGCGGTGACCTGCTCCCCGGCCTGCGCCTGGTGAACCAGAATACCGCTCTGCCCGGCCTGTACCTGCACCTCCATTTTCATCGCCTCTATCACGGCGATGGTCTCCCCGGCCTCTACCGGGCGCTGATCACCCACCAGCCAGCTGTGCAGAATACCGGTAACCGGGGCCGGCACCGCGCCGGGTTGTTCCGTGTCGTGCGCTACGGAGGCTGCGTGCGCCACACCGGGCCCGCTGGCAAACAGCCCTGCGGGGAAGCCCAGCGTAACCCGGCGCCCGTCCAGCTCTATCCAGCTGCGGGTGACCTCCGGCTCTGCTGCGGGTAACTGGCGCGGTGCTATCGCCACCCGCCCGGCAAAGCAGGTTTCAATCCAGCGGGTGTGGACCTGGAAATCACCGCAAAAGTCCGCCTCTGCCATCACCGCCCGGTGAAAAGGCAGGACCGATGCCACCCCCTCAATGGAAAACTCCGCCAGCGCCCGGCGCGCCCGGCGAATCGCCTGTTCGCGGGTATCCCCGGTGACGATAAGTTTCGCCATCAGCGAGTCAAACTGGCCGGGCACCCAGTCCCCCTGGGCCACGCCGCTGTCCAGGCGGATCCCCGGGCCTGCCGGGGGCATAAAACCGGTTATCTGCCCCGGGGTGGGCAGGAATCCCCGCCCGGCATCTTCCGCATTGATCCGAAACTCAAAAGCATGGCCCCTGACCGGGGGCGCTTCACTGAAAGAGAGCGCCAGCCCCAGGGCCACGCGCAGCTGCTCCACCACCAGGTCCACCCCGCTGGTCTCTTCCGTGACCGGGTGTTCAACCTGCAGACGGGTGTTCACCTCCAGGAATGACAAGCGGCCATCGTTGCTGAGCAGAAATTCGACGGTTCCGGCCCCGATATACCCGGCCCGGCGGCAAATATTGCGCGCGGCGTCATGGATCTGCGCCCGCTGCTCATCGCTGATAAAGGGCGCGGGGGCCTCTTCCACCAGTTTCTGGTTACGCCGCTGGAGCGAGCAGTCCCGGGTGCCCACCACCACCACATTGCCGTGGGTGTCGGCCATCACCTGCGCTTCAATATGTCTGGGGCTGTCGAGAAACTGCTCCACGTAGCACTCTCCCCGGCCAAAGGCGCTTTGCGCTTCACGCACCGCCGAGTCATACAGCTCCGGGACAGACTCCAGCGTGCGGGCCACTTTCAGCCCCCGGCCACCGCCGCCAAAGGCCGCTTTAATCGCCACCGGCAGACCATACTGGCGGGCAAACGCCAGCACCTCACCGGCCCCAGAGACCGGACCGTCGCTGCCCTGCACCAGCGGGGCCCCCGCTTCGCGGGCAATTTTGCGCGCCTGCACTTTGTCGCCCAGTTGTTCGATGGTTTCCGGGCGGGGGCCAATCCAGATAAGCCCGGCCTGTTGCACCGCCCGGGCAAAATCCGCCCGCTCCGATAAAAACCCGTATCCCGGGTGGACCATCGTCGCCCCGCTGCGCCGGGCCGCATCAATAAGTGCGTCAATATTCAGATAGGTTTCCCGGGGGGAGCTGCCCGGCAGCGCCCAGGCCTCATCAGCCATACGCACATGCAGCGCATGGGCGTCTGCGTCTGCATAGACCGCCACCGCTTTAATGCCCAGATCGCGACAGGCGCGGATCACCCGCACCGCAATTTCGCCCCGGTTGGCAATCAGCACTTTATGGCAGACAGGATGGTTACTCTTCATGGCACTTGCTCTCCGGCACAGGGGTAAAAGAAGAAATAAGATGAAAACGGACCAGACATCCGGGGGGGATTTGCCCCGCCAGATCCCGGTGGTGAGGCGCAACGGCGGCAATTACCGGGTAGCCCCCGGTCAGCGGATGATCGCGCAGGAATAACACCGGCTGGCCGCTGGCGGGCACCTGAATCGCCCCCATGCAGGTGCCTTCGCTGGGCAGCTCCTGGTGCTGGCTGCGGGCCAGGGGCTGCTCGCCGTTCAGCCGCAGGCCGATACGGTTTGACTGCTCACTCACCGCCCAGGGCTGGCTGGTCAGCAGGCTGAGGGCCTCCTCGCTAAACCAGTCGGTGCGCGGCCCGGCAATAATATCCAGGGTGACCGTCTCAGCCGCTGCCGGTAGCCAGTCCGCAGGCGTTTGCGCGGGCCCGACAGCCTCGCAGGCCTGCTGCGGGCTGGTAAATATCTGCCCGCCCGCAGTCAGGGGCTCCGGCCCTACGGCCGCCAGGGTATCCCGGGCGGCACTGCCCAGTTGCTCCGGCGGCGGGCAGACACCGCGAATCGCCAGATAACTGCACACCCCGCGCCGGGCAGGCCCAATGTGCAGCTCATCCCCGGCCTGCATGGCAAATGCCTGCTCCATATTCAGCGCAAAGTGCTGCCCCTCAGCCACCAGCGTGAGGGCGCAGGGGGCACCGGTCACCGCCAGCACCAGATCCTGCCCGGCCCGGGCCCGCAGGCCGCCGCCGGTTATCTCCAGCGCCGCCACATCCGGGTTCCCCACCAGGCGATTCGCCCGGCGCCAGGCGCCGTTATCCCGGGCGCCGGACACACCCACCCCCATCGCCGCCCGCCCCGGGCGCCCGGCATCCTGCCAGGTGGTCAGCAGCCCCGGGGTGATTATCGTCATCGCCCCGGTGGCCGCCTGGCCGGTGGGGCACACCACCTCCGCCGCCCCGGGCAGGGAGACCAGCCGCTGGCCGGAAACCGGCATAAAGCGGACCTCTGCCCCGGGCTGTAACAGCGCCGGTTGCTGGCGTGCTATATCCCACATTTTCTCAGCCGTGTGGCCTATCAGTTGCCAGCCGCCGGGGCTGGCCTGGGGGTAAATACCGCTAAATTCACCGGCCAGCCCCAGGGCCCCCGCCGGGATCCGGGTGCGCGGCGTGGTGCGCCTTGGGATCTCTTTTGGCCAGTCCGGGCTTGCCAGGTACGCAAAGCCCGGCGCAAAACCGGTAAAGGCCACTTTCCAGCGTACCGACTGGTGGTGCTCCACCAGCTGATTCACCGTCAGCCCCAGCAACCCGGCCAGGGCGGGCAGATCTTCACCGTCATAACACACCGGGATAGTAATCAGTGGCAGCTGGCGCCTGCCCTCTCCCCCCGGGGGCAGTAGCCGGATAGCCCGGCACAGGGCCGCCGCGTCGGTAAGCCAGGGGGTAAAGCGCACCAGCAGGGTGCGGGCGGCGGGCACCAGCTCTTCAATACCGGGAAGTATCGCCGCGCTCAGCGCATCATGCAGCGCCAGAGTGTCATGCAGGGTGGGAAGCTCGACCAGAAAACTGTCTGTATTGACCGGCAAAAAACGCATCTCAGCCCCCCTGCCAGGCAGTGTCCGGAATGTCGGTAATAAACATATGTCCCGGCGCATGGCTGATGGCAAAAGGCACCCGGGAGCGCATAACCGCCGCCTGGGGGGTCACCCCGCAGGCCCAGAATACCGGGATCTCCCCGGGCTCAATACGCACCGCATCGCCAAAGTCCGGGCGGGAGAGATCGCCAATCCCCAGCTGGGCCGGATCGCCAATATGGACCGGCGCGCCGTGTACCGCAGGCAGCCGGGCGGTGATCATCACCGCGTCACTGATCCGGGATGCGGGCACCGGGCGCATGGAGACCACCAGCTCGCCGGATAACCGGCCCGCAGGGCGGCACTGGCGGTGGGTTTTATACATCGGCACGTTGCAGCCGTCGGTAATATGGCGCACCTCAATACCGGCGGCCATCAGCGGCGCTTCAAAGGTAAAACTGCAGCCGATCAGAAAGGTCACCAGATCCGGGTGCTGCTCCCATAAGTCGGTCGCGTCGGTTACCTCACCGGCCAGGGTGCCGTGCTGCCACACCCGGTAGCGGGGAATATCGCTGCGAATATCGGCCCCTTCGGCCAGGGGAGTCCGGTAGCCACCGGCTTCGATAACATCCAGCACCGGGCAGCTTTGCGGGTTACGCTGGGCGTAAAGCAGAAAATCAAATGCCCAGTCGGCGGGCAGGCTTATCATGTTGGCCTGAGTCATGCCCGGTGCCATTCCGGCGGTGGGGCTGGCAAACCCGGCGCGGATCTGCGCCCGGGCCTCGCGGGCGGCCGCAATGGCCTGGGGGGTGGCGCGAATCGCGTTGTTCATACCGCCTCCGTAAACGGGGCAATCTCAATGCCGTGCGCAGTCAGCAACTGGCGGGTGTGGCGCGCCATCTCAATGGCGGCCGGGCTGTCACCGTGAACACAGATGGAGTCCGCCTTCAGTGCGGTAAATTCACCCTCCACGGAGAGGATCCCCCCGCCGCGGATCATGTGCAGCATCCGCTGTGCAACCTGCTGCGGATCATGGAGCACCGCCCCGGCCTCGCGCCGGGAGACCAGGGTGCCGTCGCTGTGGTAGGCCCGGTCGGCGAAGGCCTCCGCCACCGTTCTCAGCCCCTGCTCCGCCGCCAGAGAAAGAATGCGCGACCCGGCAAGCCCCATCAGCACAAGCGAGGGATCCACCGCTTTGATCGCGGCAATGACCGCTCTTCCCTGCTGTTCGTTGTGGGCGATGGTGTTGTATAGGGCGCCGTGGGGTTTCACGTAGCGCACGCGGGTTCCCGCGGCGGCCGCCATCCCCTGGAGCGCGCCAATCTGGTAGATAACGTCTGCCATCAGCTCATCGTGCGAGAGATCCATATTGCGTCGGCCAAACCCCACCAGGTCCGGGTAGGAGACATGGGCCCCCACGGCAACCCCCCGGGCGGCGGCGGCCCTGACCGTCGCCAGAATCACATCCGGTGAGCCCGCATGGAAACCGCAGGCCACATTGGCACTGCTGACCAGCGCCAGAATGGCGTCATCATCACCGAGGGTCCACTGGCCATAGCTTTCCCCTAAATCACTATTTAAATCAATTCGCTGTACTTCACTCATGTTAAACAATCT
This Shimwellia blattae DSM 4481 = NBRC 105725 DNA region includes the following protein-coding sequences:
- a CDS encoding YtxH domain-containing protein; its protein translation is MTQQNNNYPYGYPYQLPNGQIVWSPYPVSQPTSAQGAPAYRQANSRTHLLTGMVAGAAITYLLTNRQVQKGISSTAGKVWGTVRGEMEEMKERLADLQAELEYYRSQEQDKQ
- a CDS encoding heavy metal translocating P-type ATPase; translated protein: MSHPATQEISVVHSLPGRVRLRVPQLARYPDAALWFRQQLLSLPGVSGVRLRPEACSVIIEYHPQQTDSPELLRQIAHVDWQQQAHGEYEPEYCMADNLVNAGGLALAQFLPRKWATLPTLLLTAPTIQEGLETLSRRQLRVEVLDALALGVSMARGDNRTAMITQTLLTLGEYMEQETSRHSDALLASLMQPHEHPVWVERNGQSVEISSSELAEGDVMLLGPGDNIPADGTVLRGVGLINQASMTGESVPVRREYGAWLYAGTQVQEGNIAVVAERVGEASSTASIRRFITDSLSQRSETQQVTQQMADRRVAITLGVGAAVFAMTRDVRRLASVFLVDYSCALKLSTPIAFKSVMYRAARSGLLLKGGRAIEQLAAVDTVVFDKTGTLTMGDMQVTDVVSFDPQHTWAERLLAIAASVEEHSNHPLARAVVAAAAHHELPHINHGEVEYVIAHGLICELDGHQMQIGSHHFLSEHYPIDFAPYQAEIDALEQQGRHLLFIGLDNKLVGMIGLQDNVRPEAADIIAGLRAGGIQQVILLTGDNAHKAEQLATTLGIDRYYAQSTPDSKVEVVRQLQEQGHRVLFVGDGINDAPVLTQADVGLAMNQSTELAQQAADAVLLQDNLHGVATARTLALEAMKLVNSNIKITEWVNSSIMLAAALGWLSPGASALLHNGTTLGVLLRSLSARKKG
- a CDS encoding GntP family permease; the protein is MNELTYAYGAGTLLGIAAGAVALLLVLIMRFKIHAFLSLTLVSIVVALLTKVPFDKIVPTLLSGFGSTLAGVALLVGLGAMIGRLLEISGGAKVLADTLINKFGSHRAPFALGVASLLFGFPIFFDAGLVVMLPIIFSVAKQFGGSTLKYALPAAGAFAVMHALVPPHPGPVAASELLGANIGLLVVVGLIIALPTWYIGAYLYGLYAGKKFDVKLPSSFLGDVQADPNHQPPSFGIVMAILLLPLVLIFMDTGLNTATVLGWVDKDNVVVNFLRMLGKTPVALLITVFFTLAVFSGRHSRQHLEKVCDGALGPICGIILVTGAGGMFGGVLRASGIGDALAGVLAETGMPLILAAFVISTALRVAQGSATVALTTTAALISPMVAATPGLSQFDLCFLVVAIAGGATVLSHVNDSGFWLVGRFLEMDEKTTLRTWTVMETLLGTIAFLLAAAGSMIL
- a CDS encoding YfcZ/YiiS family protein, producing MSNACDTTNTREKEGCGCMDVGTILDNSDNVATFSAVFASEAEAVAKRDALEKKAQETASEPCKIETTLAPCEGGYKLDMTFTFAYQVETVIFQLALR
- a CDS encoding acetyl/propionyl/methylcrotonyl-CoA carboxylase subunit alpha, whose product is MKSNHPVCHKVLIANRGEIAVRVIRACRDLGIKAVAVYADADAHALHVRMADEAWALPGSSPRETYLNIDALIDAARRSGATMVHPGYGFLSERADFARAVQQAGLIWIGPRPETIEQLGDKVQARKIAREAGAPLVQGSDGPVSGAGEVLAFARQYGLPVAIKAAFGGGGRGLKVARTLESVPELYDSAVREAQSAFGRGECYVEQFLDSPRHIEAQVMADTHGNVVVVGTRDCSLQRRNQKLVEEAPAPFISDEQRAQIHDAARNICRRAGYIGAGTVEFLLSNDGRLSFLEVNTRLQVEHPVTEETSGVDLVVEQLRVALGLALSFSEAPPVRGHAFEFRINAEDAGRGFLPTPGQITGFMPPAGPGIRLDSGVAQGDWVPGQFDSLMAKLIVTGDTREQAIRRARRALAEFSIEGVASVLPFHRAVMAEADFCGDFQVHTRWIETCFAGRVAIAPRQLPAAEPEVTRSWIELDGRRVTLGFPAGLFASGPGVAHAASVAHDTEQPGAVPAPVTGILHSWLVGDQRPVEAGETIAVIEAMKMEVQVQAGQSGILVHQAQAGEQVTAGASLAVVKAG
- a CDS encoding urea amidolyase family protein translates to MRFLPVNTDSFLVELPTLHDTLALHDALSAAILPGIEELVPAARTLLVRFTPWLTDAAALCRAIRLLPPGGEGRRQLPLITIPVCYDGEDLPALAGLLGLTVNQLVEHHQSVRWKVAFTGFAPGFAYLASPDWPKEIPRRTTPRTRIPAGALGLAGEFSGIYPQASPGGWQLIGHTAEKMWDIARQQPALLQPGAEVRFMPVSGQRLVSLPGAAEVVCPTGQAATGAMTIITPGLLTTWQDAGRPGRAAMGVGVSGARDNGAWRRANRLVGNPDVAALEITGGGLRARAGQDLVLAVTGAPCALTLVAEGQHFALNMEQAFAMQAGDELHIGPARRGVCSYLAIRGVCPPPEQLGSAARDTLAAVGPEPLTAGGQIFTSPQQACEAVGPAQTPADWLPAAAETVTLDIIAGPRTDWFSEEALSLLTSQPWAVSEQSNRIGLRLNGEQPLARSQHQELPSEGTCMGAIQVPASGQPVLFLRDHPLTGGYPVIAAVAPHHRDLAGQIPPGCLVRFHLISSFTPVPESKCHEE
- a CDS encoding putative hydro-lyase; protein product: MNNAIRATPQAIAAAREARAQIRAGFASPTAGMAPGMTQANMISLPADWAFDFLLYAQRNPQSCPVLDVIEAGGYRTPLAEGADIRSDIPRYRVWQHGTLAGEVTDATDLWEQHPDLVTFLIGCSFTFEAPLMAAGIEVRHITDGCNVPMYKTHRQCRPAGRLSGELVVSMRPVPASRISDAVMITARLPAVHGAPVHIGDPAQLGIGDLSRPDFGDAVRIEPGEIPVFWACGVTPQAAVMRSRVPFAISHAPGHMFITDIPDTAWQGG
- a CDS encoding LamB/YcsF family protein, which translates into the protein MSEVQRIDLNSDLGESYGQWTLGDDDAILALVSSANVACGFHAGSPDVILATVRAAAARGVAVGAHVSYPDLVGFGRRNMDLSHDELMADVIYQIGALQGMAAAAGTRVRYVKPHGALYNTIAHNEQQGRAVIAAIKAVDPSLVLMGLAGSRILSLAAEQGLRTVAEAFADRAYHSDGTLVSRREAGAVLHDPQQVAQRMLHMIRGGGILSVEGEFTALKADSICVHGDSPAAIEMARHTRQLLTAHGIEIAPFTEAV